A genomic segment from Campylobacter sp. MG1 encodes:
- a CDS encoding class 1 fructose-bisphosphatase encodes MQEIIEAIKQSVLKIKQSFDNPEYGYTELSNASGDLQLKQDVLSDMIITNELSKIGSIKAIISEEKENPQFLYDDAKYIVAYDPLDGSSLFDVNFAVGSIFAIYENTAEPNSLKAAIYSIYGPRTQLVVCINEPKLYEYDGKEFKFLKDLKLNEKGKLNATGGTQKDWSKAHKAMIDKIFSDGYRLRYSGAMVSDLHQILIKGGGLFSYPNTSEATLNDGKLGKLRALFEVFPFAYIYEKAGGFSSDGIKGSKGYESLLNLKFSTIHASTPCYLGSISEKAYLDEYL; translated from the coding sequence ATGCAAGAAATAATAGAAGCTATAAAACAAAGCGTTTTAAAGATTAAGCAAAGCTTTGATAACCCTGAATATGGCTATACAGAATTAAGCAATGCTAGTGGGGATTTACAACTAAAACAAGATGTATTAAGCGATATGATAATTACAAACGAGCTTAGTAAAATTGGCTCAATTAAAGCAATTATTAGTGAAGAAAAAGAAAATCCGCAATTTTTATACGATGATGCAAAATATATAGTTGCGTATGACCCACTTGATGGCTCTTCTTTATTTGATGTTAATTTTGCAGTAGGAAGTATATTTGCTATCTATGAAAATACTGCAGAGCCTAATAGTTTAAAAGCAGCTATTTATTCAATTTATGGCCCTAGAACTCAATTAGTAGTTTGTATAAATGAGCCAAAATTATATGAATACGATGGAAAAGAATTTAAATTCTTAAAAGATTTAAAACTAAATGAAAAAGGCAAATTAAACGCAACAGGTGGCACTCAAAAAGATTGGAGTAAAGCTCATAAAGCAATGATTGATAAAATATTTAGTGATGGATACCGCTTAAGATATAGCGGTGCTATGGTTAGTGATTTGCATCAGATTTTAATAAAAGGTGGGGGATTGTTTTCATATCCAAATACAAGCGAAGCTACATTAAATGATGGTAAATTAGGAAAACTTAGGGCTTTATTTGAAGTATTTCCTTTCGCTTATATTTACGAAAAAGCTGGTGGATTTTCAAGTGATGGGATAAAAGGTTCTAAAGGATATGAGAGTTTGCTTAATTTAAAATTTAGCACAATTCACGCAAGCACACCTTGTTATCTTGGTTCAATCAGTGAAAAGGCATATTTAGATGAATATTTATGA
- the mobB gene encoding molybdopterin-guanine dinucleotide biosynthesis protein B, producing the protein MKKAFAFTGPSNSGKTTLICKISEHLQKLGLKVAIIKHDPKDKAVFDTNGKDSFKFYQTGAEVAVLSPVKTTIFYHESLEIEQIIKQFSADIVLVEGLKSLPLPRLCVFCKEVDESYLEYSLALASYSNKDYGLKQFNLDDIASISEFVLNNAKEI; encoded by the coding sequence ATGAAAAAAGCATTCGCATTTACTGGCCCATCAAATTCGGGCAAAACTACACTAATTTGTAAAATTTCAGAGCATTTACAAAAGCTTGGCTTAAAGGTAGCAATAATTAAGCACGACCCAAAAGATAAAGCAGTATTTGATACGAATGGTAAAGATAGTTTTAAATTCTATCAAACGGGTGCTGAAGTTGCAGTTTTAAGTCCTGTAAAAACCACTATTTTTTATCACGAAAGCTTAGAAATAGAGCAAATAATAAAGCAATTTAGTGCTGATATTGTTTTAGTTGAAGGACTTAAAAGTTTGCCTTTACCAAGATTATGTGTGTTTTGCAAAGAAGTTGATGAGAGTTATTTAGAATATTCTTTAGCATTAGCTAGTTATTCTAATAAAGATTATGGTTTAAAGCAATTTAATTTAGATGATATTGCTAGTATTAGTGAATTTGTTTTGAATAATGCTAAGGAGATTTAA
- a CDS encoding prephenate dehydrogenase, whose translation MKAVVIGLGLIGGSLALNLMKNKFISTVYGIDANKEHEKEALELKLVHEIIEFDKINTCDLIFLCVPVGGIISIVKNLKNIPKTTTIIEFGSTKLSILNAVPNELKEQFILAHPMAGTEHNGPKAAFAELFKNAVCVLCNAENTSVFHQHRTIELLSNIGMKITFMNAINHDHHSAIISHLPHVISFSLANYVLECEDKKNILHLAGGSFADMSRIAKSSPAMWESIFVENKNNVLNALNGFINELENFKNMLENNEYENLNSWLKHANELKKIL comes from the coding sequence ATGAAAGCTGTGGTTATAGGATTAGGACTTATAGGTGGTTCATTAGCACTTAATTTAATGAAAAATAAATTCATTAGCACTGTGTATGGAATAGATGCTAATAAAGAACACGAAAAAGAAGCTTTAGAATTAAAATTAGTCCATGAAATAATTGAATTTGATAAAATAAATACCTGTGATTTAATATTTTTATGTGTTCCTGTCGGGGGTATAATTAGCATAGTAAAAAATTTAAAAAATATCCCAAAAACAACAACAATAATAGAATTTGGAAGTACAAAATTGAGTATATTAAATGCTGTACCTAATGAATTAAAAGAACAATTTATATTAGCACATCCTATGGCTGGAACTGAACATAATGGTCCAAAGGCTGCTTTTGCTGAACTATTTAAAAATGCCGTGTGTGTTTTATGTAATGCCGAAAATACAAGTGTTTTTCATCAGCATAGAACAATAGAATTATTATCAAATATAGGTATGAAAATAACTTTTATGAACGCAATAAACCACGATCATCATAGTGCTATAATATCACATTTACCGCATGTAATTAGCTTTTCTTTAGCAAATTATGTTTTAGAATGTGAAGATAAAAAAAATATTTTACACCTTGCTGGTGGTAGTTTTGCTGATATGAGTAGGATTGCAAAATCTAGTCCTGCCATGTGGGAAAGTATTTTTGTAGAGAATAAAAATAATGTTTTAAATGCTTTAAATGGTTTTATTAATGAATTAGAAAATTTTAAAAATATGCTAGAAAATAATGAGTATGAAAACTTAAATTCATGGTTAAAACATGCAAATGAACTGAAAAAAATTTTATAA
- the metG gene encoding methionine--tRNA ligase, which yields MKTYITTPIYYVNDKAHIGHAYTTIIADTLARFARLKGDETFFLTGTDEHGQKIEESAIKNNESPKAYADKVSKSFKDLWAELEISNDYFIRTTDENHKNCVRKIFLKMYEKGDIYKDEYEGHYCVSCETFHTKTQLLDNDKCPDCKKPTRILKEESYFFRLSKYQDRLLKWYEDNPTCIMPASKKNEVIAFVKQGLRDLSVTRTSFSWGIKIPDELNDSKHIVYVWLDALSNYLSALGYLDNDEKMSFWPANIQLVGKDILKFHAIYWPCFLMSLDLELPKMIGAHGWWTVEGEKMSKSVGNVINPIDVKNEFGNEPLRYFLLSQMPFGNDGDFSKLAMVNKINAELVNELGNLLSRSISMAKKYFDLKVEFESGFSEELNKANEYFKASINAINELRMNEYISEIMKALSIANAMVSKYEPWTMMKNNESKQTQSLLAVIFNILKNASILLSPVMPKASAKIANALGVNIDTKTYNDMFNLQKEFNLKECEHLFSRVELKVESKEEVKEEIKEPKIKIDDFAKIKMQVATVLECENVEGSEKLLKFQLDLGTEKRQVLSGIAKYYNAKDLVGKQIILLANLESRKVFKHLSEGMILSAKNSDESLVLLTPLTKCENGAVIG from the coding sequence ATGAAAACATATATTACAACTCCAATTTATTATGTAAATGACAAAGCTCATATAGGTCACGCATATACTACTATAATTGCTGATACACTTGCTAGATTTGCTAGACTTAAAGGAGATGAGACTTTCTTTTTAACAGGCACTGATGAGCATGGTCAAAAAATAGAAGAAAGCGCTATCAAAAACAACGAAAGCCCAAAAGCTTATGCTGATAAAGTTAGTAAAAGTTTTAAAGATTTGTGGGCTGAACTTGAAATTAGTAATGATTATTTTATTAGAACAACTGATGAAAATCATAAAAATTGTGTTCGTAAGATTTTTTTAAAAATGTATGAAAAAGGCGATATTTATAAAGATGAATATGAAGGTCATTATTGTGTATCTTGCGAGACTTTTCATACAAAAACTCAATTGCTTGATAATGATAAATGTCCTGATTGCAAAAAGCCTACTAGAATTTTAAAAGAAGAAAGCTATTTTTTTAGATTAAGCAAATACCAAGATAGATTATTAAAATGGTATGAAGATAATCCTACTTGTATTATGCCAGCTAGCAAAAAAAATGAAGTAATAGCATTCGTAAAACAAGGCTTAAGGGATTTATCGGTAACTAGAACTAGCTTTTCTTGGGGTATAAAAATACCTGATGAATTAAATGATAGTAAGCATATAGTTTATGTATGGCTTGATGCCTTGAGTAATTATTTGAGTGCTTTAGGGTATTTAGATAATGATGAAAAAATGTCTTTTTGGCCTGCAAATATTCAATTAGTTGGTAAAGATATTTTAAAATTTCACGCAATTTATTGGCCTTGTTTTTTAATGAGCCTTGATTTAGAGTTGCCTAAAATGATAGGAGCGCACGGCTGGTGGACGGTTGAAGGCGAAAAAATGAGTAAAAGTGTAGGAAATGTAATAAATCCTATTGATGTTAAAAATGAATTTGGCAATGAGCCTTTAAGATATTTTTTATTATCTCAAATGCCTTTTGGAAATGATGGAGATTTTAGCAAACTTGCAATGGTTAATAAAATAAATGCTGAATTAGTAAATGAATTAGGTAATTTATTAAGCAGAAGCATATCAATGGCTAAAAAATATTTTGATTTGAAAGTGGAATTTGAATCAGGATTTAGCGAAGAATTAAATAAAGCAAATGAATATTTTAAAGCAAGTATAAATGCTATAAATGAGCTTAGAATGAATGAATATATAAGCGAAATTATGAAAGCTTTAAGTATAGCAAATGCGATGGTTTCAAAATATGAGCCTTGGACTATGATGAAAAACAACGAAAGCAAACAAACTCAAAGCTTATTAGCAGTAATTTTTAACATTTTAAAAAATGCTAGTATTTTATTAAGTCCTGTTATGCCAAAAGCTAGTGCAAAAATAGCTAATGCTTTAGGAGTAAATATTGATACTAAAACATATAACGATATGTTTAATTTACAAAAAGAATTTAATTTAAAGGAATGCGAACATTTATTCTCAAGAGTTGAGCTTAAAGTTGAAAGCAAAGAAGAAGTAAAAGAAGAAATAAAAGAGCCAAAAATCAAAATTGATGATTTTGCAAAAATCAAAATGCAAGTAGCAACCGTCTTAGAATGTGAAAATGTAGAAGGTAGTGAGAAATTATTAAAATTCCAACTTGATTTAGGAACTGAAAAAAGACAAGTTTTAAGCGGAATTGCGAAATATTATAATGCTAAAGATTTAGTTGGCAAACAAATTATTTTACTTGCTAATTTAGAGAGTAGAAAAGTATTTAAGCATTTAAGTGAAGGTATGATTTTAAGTGCTAAAAATTCAGATGAAAGTTTAGTTTTATTAACACCGCTTACTAAATGTGAAAATGGTGCAGTGATTGGATAA